ACGATCCTGGGCGGAAGTCTGCTTGCCTGGTGGCTGATCGGCCAATGGCAGGCTACCGGAATGGCGATCGCGTTGTTGAGTACCAACTTGTTCAGTCTGGCTTATTTCCTGTGGGCCGCAGACCGGAAAATTCGTTCACAGGAGTCGGAGTCCGCATCCTTACAACTATGATGATCCAATATAACCGCAGCACGTTTCTGCACCACCCGATCGCCCTGGCGCGGTTCGCCTTCGGTGATAAGCAGCCCTTGCACGAGGTGATGCTGTTGCATTCCGCAAAGAAATTGCTGGGCAACCGTTTCGATGAAAAGATCGCGCGTCAGGCGCTCCAGGAAATTCGTTCCTGGGAATTCGTACCGATGAATCAATTGCCCGACGTGCAACTTCCAGGCAACCGACCGACCTATCTTTTCGGCAAGTTCCTCTATTTCATCGTGCGCTGTGCTCAGCCGGAGGTGATGGTGGAGACCGGTGTTGCGCACGGCGTTTCGTCCTGGACCATCCTCAACGCGCTGCACCGCAATGGTAAAGGCAAGTTGTATTCCATCGACCTGCCGAACCAGGATTTGCGGAGTTACAATCCTGAGAATATTCGTCAGGGATCCGGATGGGTAGTGCCCGACCTGCTGCGACAGCGATGGGAGTTAAGGCTGGGTCCTTCACAGGAGTTGTTGCCGAAACTGATCGCGGAGCTTGGTTCGATCGATATCTTCTTTCACGATAGCGACCACAGTTATGAGAATATGCTTTTTGAATTCAGAGCGGTTTACCAGGCTGTCAAGAAGAATGGACTCATTCTTTCGGATGATGTTCACAAGAATACTTCGTTCACGGAGTTTGTTGCCGAGAAAGGCATCCTGGGAATACAGTTCGCGACGAAGGGCGGAGCGGCTGTGAAGAATAAGGACTAAGAGAACGAACCGATTACATTTCTGCTGACTGATGCTGCCGATCTATAAACCCTACCTGCCGGCTTCCTCCCTGCGCTACGCGCACGATGCCCTCGATTCGACCTGGATCTCTTCGCAAGGTGTCTATATCGATAAGGCGAAGGAGCAACTGAAGGAGCTGATCAAGAGCCGGTACGTGGTACTGGTCAACAACGGTACCTGTGCCACGCACATGCTGGCGCTGGGCTTGAAGTTCAAGTATCCGCATATCCGTAAGATCATCGTTCCGAACAATGTCTACGTAGCAGCGTGGAACAGTTTTTTATATTCCGGCGGATTCGATTTCGAGATCGTGGACGCGGATCTGTCGACCTGGAACATGGACCATGGCGCGATCCGGGAAATCCCGGACGACACCGCCTTGCTGGTTGTTCACAACCTCGGAAATATCATCAATGTCCCCGCCCTGCGGAAACGGTTTCCGAAGGCGGTGATCGTGGAGGATGCCTGCGAAGGGCTGTTCGGCAGTTACGACGGAATCCCTGCCGGCACCGGCTCGTTGATGGGTTCCATCTCGTTCTTCGGGAATAAAACCATCACGAGCGGCGAAGGCGGCGCGGTCTTCACACAGGACGAGGAGTTATTCGAATACCTGAATTCGGTAAGAGGGCAGGGACAATCGTCGGTGCGTTATGTGCACGATAAGCTCGGGTATAATTACCGAATGACGAACGTTCAGGCAGCGATTCTCTGTGGACAGTTGGAACTCGTTGCCGACATCAGGAACCGGAAGCGCGAGGTGTTCGATTTGTACCGGGAGCAACTCCGGGAGGTGGATGAGATCCGCTTCCAGCAAGAGGAACCCGGTACGGAGCATGCCCAGTGGATGTTTGCCGTCCGGTTCGAAGGCTTCGATCTTCCGACCAAGAACGCGTTGGAGTTGTTCCTGTTCGAGAACAACATCGAAACACGGCCGATGTTCTATCCGATCGACCGACACGTGCACCTCAGCCGGTTCAAGGGAGCGCATGCTGTCGCCAACCAGCTGAATCATCAATGCCTGTTGCTGCCCAGCTTCCCGGAGATGACCCGTGGACAAGTGCTCAACGTTTCCAGAAAGATCAAGGATTTTCTACGCACCCGTGGGAGCCGATGATGGGCGATCAACCAACACCTGGTGCTCCGCGAATCGCAATGTTATGTGGTAGTGCAGGAGGGGACCTTCGTGCACTGCTGTCTGCACGCGAAGCCGGATTGGTCGGATTCAGTATCGTTTCCTGTTTCGCTACGAGTACTACGTCCACCGCACTGGCTGTCTTAGGACAAGTCGGCTCTGATCCCGCCCTTGGTGAATCGCTTCGCTTCAAAAGCAACCGGGAAGAGGCTTTCGGCACTGTTGCAAGGGATTGGGAGACGACTCATCCCGAACTGGTATTCTTGTGTGGATTTCCATTTCTGCTGCCGGCAGAATTGGTGAGCGGTTTTTCCGGAAGGATCATCAATTCCCACCCATCCATACTTCCGGCTCACCCGGGTTTGTTTCGTAAAGAGGAACTTGCCGCTTCACACGATAAGTTTCTCGGTGCAACGGTGCACCGGGTTGATGAAGGCATGGATACCGGCCCGATCCTGGCACAAGCTGCTTTTCCGAACTACGGCTTGCAGGCCTTTGACCGGGTATTGCGCACGTATCGTTTCATCCAGGACGTATTGATGGTCCAGGTGTTTCGGGATCTTGTTAGTTCCGCTTCGACATTACCGGCCAGGGTGTGCGGGTCGATCTTGTTCAGTCCCGGGGTGGATGAGGATATTCTACATCACTTTCTTGCCAGACATGAGCTATCCTGACCTCCGCATCATCGTCCTGTCGCCGTATTGCCTGTTGCGTCCTACCACCAACCGCATCTACGATATGCGCATGAGCGACGCTTTGGCCGGTCACGGCGCCGAGGTGGAGATCGTCTATCCGTACACGTATATGCGGGACAACATCCGGCGTGCCGAGATCCCGAAGATGTATGGCACGCGGTTTTCCGTTCGTGAACGCATGCACTGGACGCCTTTGCGCGAACACAGCCCCTCCTGGTGGAGGATCGGCTGGATCATGTTCGCCTTTAGCATGACCGCCTTGCGCCTGCGGTTCTTTTCCGGTAAGCGAAAACAAACGCTGGTATTTTCACGCGACCCCAATCTCCTGCTGCCGATCCTGCTGCTGATGAAATGGCTGGGCGGCAGACCCGCGATCAGAACCGTCTTTCTGCTGGCGGAAATGAAGGACCGTAAGTTGTACAAGTGGGTGGCGAAGAACAGCGATTTTCTACTGGCAGGAGTTTCAGCGACGAAAGACGCGGTTCGAAAACTGGTTGACGTACCAGAAGACCGGTTCATGCTCGCGCTTGCGCCGGTTCCTGCATATCCGAATGATTGTACCAAAGAGGAGGCCCGTCGGCGTATCGGCTATTCGGAAAAAGCGCCATTGGTGGTGTATACCGGCAAGTTAGGATTGAGTAACCGGGAAGTGCGGCATATCCTCGAAGCCGCTGGGTTGGAGCCGAACTACCGGTTCCTGTTTACCGGCGGTCGTGCCAGCACGGTTGAAGCGATCAAGGCCTGGTGTGCGGAGCGAAACATTCGCAACGTAGTACTGACCGGGTTTCTGAACGATTCCACTGCTATCCGCGATTATCAACTCGCGGCCGATGTGTTGGTTTCTTATTATACCTCCGAGGACCATATGGTGGAATTCAACTACCCACAAAAGATCAACGAATACCTCTCGACTGGAAACCCGGTCGTGACCCCCGACTTCGCCGCTACACGTGATGTGATCAACGATCGGAACGTGATTTTCGTAGAACCGGATGACAGCAAAGCCCTGCTCATCGGAATCCGGAAAGCCATCGAACAACCGGAATGGGCGGCCGGGATCGCTGCTCAGGCTAAAAAGGATGTTGCGCCGCTCTCTTTCGACGAACGGACCGGTGCCTGGCTGCGCTTTGTGCTGAAAAGGGATTGAGTCCCTGACAAGTGCTCCTGATGGAGGGATAACTCTGCATGATTCGCAAGGCGGATTGCCCGCTGTACCGTAAATTGCGGAAGTTTTGGAGTTCCGAATAGCAGAGCCTGAAACAATTCAACGAAAGTGGCAGTTTACTGCATCCTGATATGAGCATGAAGCGATCGGAATTCCGGGCCAGGCTGAACCGCTATGTGAATGGCGCGATTTTCAGCACTTCCGATCAGGTTCGTTCATTGTTTTCCGACACATGGAGTTTTCGCGCGCATGCAGCCCAGATTTGCGAGGACTATCGCGTTTTGGAACCCGCACTACCCACCCTGCCTGCAGAGGAGGTTGTAATTCCTCCCTACAAATACCGGGATGTTCGGATAGAGGACCTCCGCGGCACCCTGGAGAAAGAGTTTCGACGCGACATCGACGGAATC
This genomic stretch from Bacteroidota bacterium harbors:
- a CDS encoding glycosyltransferase — its product is MSYPDLRIIVLSPYCLLRPTTNRIYDMRMSDALAGHGAEVEIVYPYTYMRDNIRRAEIPKMYGTRFSVRERMHWTPLREHSPSWWRIGWIMFAFSMTALRLRFFSGKRKQTLVFSRDPNLLLPILLLMKWLGGRPAIRTVFLLAEMKDRKLYKWVAKNSDFLLAGVSATKDAVRKLVDVPEDRFMLALAPVPAYPNDCTKEEARRRIGYSEKAPLVVYTGKLGLSNREVRHILEAAGLEPNYRFLFTGGRASTVEAIKAWCAERNIRNVVLTGFLNDSTAIRDYQLAADVLVSYYTSEDHMVEFNYPQKINEYLSTGNPVVTPDFAATRDVINDRNVIFVEPDDSKALLIGIRKAIEQPEWAAGIAAQAKKDVAPLSFDERTGAWLRFVLKRD
- a CDS encoding class I SAM-dependent methyltransferase, producing the protein MMIQYNRSTFLHHPIALARFAFGDKQPLHEVMLLHSAKKLLGNRFDEKIARQALQEIRSWEFVPMNQLPDVQLPGNRPTYLFGKFLYFIVRCAQPEVMVETGVAHGVSSWTILNALHRNGKGKLYSIDLPNQDLRSYNPENIRQGSGWVVPDLLRQRWELRLGPSQELLPKLIAELGSIDIFFHDSDHSYENMLFEFRAVYQAVKKNGLILSDDVHKNTSFTEFVAEKGILGIQFATKGGAAVKNKD
- a CDS encoding DegT/DnrJ/EryC1/StrS family aminotransferase — protein: MLPIYKPYLPASSLRYAHDALDSTWISSQGVYIDKAKEQLKELIKSRYVVLVNNGTCATHMLALGLKFKYPHIRKIIVPNNVYVAAWNSFLYSGGFDFEIVDADLSTWNMDHGAIREIPDDTALLVVHNLGNIINVPALRKRFPKAVIVEDACEGLFGSYDGIPAGTGSLMGSISFFGNKTITSGEGGAVFTQDEELFEYLNSVRGQGQSSVRYVHDKLGYNYRMTNVQAAILCGQLELVADIRNRKREVFDLYREQLREVDEIRFQQEEPGTEHAQWMFAVRFEGFDLPTKNALELFLFENNIETRPMFYPIDRHVHLSRFKGAHAVANQLNHQCLLLPSFPEMTRGQVLNVSRKIKDFLRTRGSR